In one Mycobacterium sp. NBC_00419 genomic region, the following are encoded:
- a CDS encoding N-acetylmuramoyl-L-alanine amidase, translating to MSSLDHGDVLRRGDRASAVVEIRAALAALGLLENPDEDFTTGRHVAADVFDADLDDAVRAFQQRRGLIVDGIVGEATYRALKEASYRLGARTLLHQFGAPMYGDDVATLQARLQDLGFYTALVDGYFGLQTHNGLMSYQREYGLSADGICGPETLRSLYFLGSRVTGGSLHAIREEELVRRSGPRLSGKRIIIDPGRGGSDHGLITNGPDGPISEADILWDLASRLEGRMTAIGMETFLSRPSNRSPSDGERAGTANTVGADLMISLRCETQPSPSPHGVASFYFGSSHGSVSTIGRNLADFVQREVVARTGLRDCRTHGRTWDLLRLTRMPTVQVDVGYISNPGDRAMLVTPQTRDSLAEGILAAVKRLYLLGKNDRPTGTFTFAELLAHERAVEQARPAL from the coding sequence ATGTCGAGTCTGGACCACGGCGACGTGTTGCGCCGCGGTGACCGCGCCTCAGCCGTCGTCGAGATCAGAGCGGCCCTGGCGGCGCTGGGTCTGCTGGAGAATCCGGACGAGGACTTCACCACCGGACGGCACGTGGCGGCCGATGTGTTCGACGCCGACCTCGACGACGCAGTACGCGCTTTTCAGCAGCGCCGCGGTCTGATTGTCGACGGAATCGTCGGTGAGGCCACCTACCGTGCGCTCAAAGAGGCGTCCTACCGGCTGGGCGCCCGGACACTGCTGCACCAGTTCGGTGCGCCGATGTACGGCGACGACGTGGCCACCCTGCAAGCCCGGTTGCAGGACCTGGGCTTCTACACCGCCCTGGTCGACGGCTACTTCGGTCTGCAGACCCACAACGGGCTGATGTCCTACCAGCGCGAGTACGGCCTGTCCGCCGACGGCATCTGCGGCCCGGAGACGTTGCGCTCGTTGTACTTTCTGGGTTCGCGCGTCACCGGAGGCTCACTGCACGCCATCCGCGAAGAGGAACTGGTACGCCGCTCCGGCCCGCGCCTGTCGGGCAAGCGCATCATCATCGATCCGGGCCGCGGCGGCAGCGACCACGGCCTGATCACCAACGGCCCCGACGGTCCGATCAGCGAAGCAGATATCCTGTGGGACTTGGCAAGTCGGCTCGAGGGCAGGATGACCGCCATCGGCATGGAGACATTCCTGTCGCGGCCGTCGAACCGCAGCCCGTCCGATGGCGAGCGTGCCGGGACCGCCAACACCGTCGGTGCCGATCTGATGATCAGCCTGCGCTGTGAGACCCAGCCCAGCCCGTCACCCCACGGCGTCGCATCGTTCTACTTCGGCAGCTCGCACGGCTCGGTGTCGACCATCGGCCGGAACCTCGCCGACTTTGTTCAGCGAGAAGTTGTGGCGCGCACCGGTTTACGCGACTGCCGCACCCACGGACGCACCTGGGATCTGCTGCGGCTGACCCGGATGCCCACCGTGCAGGTGGACGTCGGCTACATCTCCAACCCGGGTGACCGTGCCATGCTGGTCACCCCGCAGACGCGGGACTCCCTCGCCGAGGGCATCCTCGCCGCGGTCAAGCGGCTGTACCTGCTCGGCAAGAACGACCGGCCGACCGGAACCTTCACGTTCGCCGAGCTGCTCGCACACGAACGTGCTGTGGAGCAGGCTCGCCCCGCCCTCTGA
- a CDS encoding acetyltransferase, which yields MSVRIKPLRLDGFEQLPKHARRCVFWEVDPATLDTGHYLPDPEFEKEAWLSMVMLEWGSCGQVAAPVPTDGTEVDEDEPCLGYILYAPPRAVPRAQRFPTGPVSADAVLLTSMGTEPGHADGLPHSLLSQVVSELVRRGVRALEAFGRTAESAELLELDPEDVAPELRAAVEALGDCSFDQCMMSADFLIDAGFTVVAPHRYFPRLRLELDKGLGWKAEVEAALKQLLESAQLEQPVGAGAEVRS from the coding sequence GTGTCCGTTCGTATCAAGCCGCTGAGGCTCGATGGTTTCGAGCAGCTTCCCAAGCACGCCCGCCGGTGCGTCTTCTGGGAAGTGGATCCGGCGACCTTGGACACCGGGCACTATCTGCCCGACCCCGAGTTCGAGAAGGAGGCGTGGCTGTCGATGGTCATGCTCGAGTGGGGATCGTGCGGCCAGGTCGCCGCGCCGGTGCCCACCGACGGAACAGAGGTCGACGAGGACGAGCCGTGCCTGGGCTACATCCTCTACGCGCCGCCCCGCGCGGTCCCGCGGGCGCAACGTTTCCCCACCGGACCGGTCAGTGCCGACGCAGTCCTACTCACCTCGATGGGGACCGAGCCCGGCCACGCCGACGGGTTGCCGCATTCATTGCTCAGCCAAGTGGTCAGCGAACTGGTTCGTCGCGGCGTGCGCGCACTGGAGGCATTCGGCCGTACCGCGGAGTCCGCGGAACTCCTCGAGCTCGACCCCGAAGATGTCGCACCCGAACTGCGGGCGGCTGTCGAGGCGCTGGGTGACTGCTCGTTCGACCAGTGCATGATGTCGGCCGATTTTCTGATCGACGCCGGCTTCACCGTCGTCGCGCCGCACCGGTACTTCCCCCGGCTGCGCTTGGAGCTCGACAAGGGCCTGGGCTGGAAGGCCGAGGTAGAGGCGGCGCTCAAACAACTGCTCGAGAGTGCACAACTCGAGCAGCCGGTCGGCGCCGGCGCAGAGGTTCGGAGCTAG
- a CDS encoding ParB/RepB/Spo0J family partition protein, whose product MTQPSRRKGGLGRGLASLIPTSPADGGPRMGDAAADAVFGAAPSDTDSVGAVYRELDPSAIEPNPKQPRQVFDEEALAELVHSIREFGLMQPIVVRAVPGGAPGEPARYQLVMGERRWRAAQQAGLATIPAIIRETAEDNLLRDALLENIHRAQLNPLEEAAAYQQLLEEFDVTHDELASRIGRSRPVISNMIRLLRLPIAVQRRVAAGVLSAGHARALLALEAGSEAQEELAARIVAEGLSVRATEEAVTLANRGDGKVPAQPRRKPIQMPGLQEVAERLSGTFDTRVMVSLGKRKGKIVVEFGSVEDLQRIVGMMDPSAG is encoded by the coding sequence ATGACGCAGCCATCGCGGCGCAAGGGCGGCCTCGGCCGCGGGCTGGCATCGCTGATCCCGACCAGTCCGGCCGACGGCGGTCCGCGAATGGGTGACGCGGCGGCCGACGCGGTGTTCGGTGCGGCACCCAGCGACACCGACAGTGTCGGTGCGGTCTACCGCGAGCTCGACCCGTCGGCGATCGAGCCGAACCCCAAACAGCCACGGCAGGTCTTCGACGAAGAGGCCTTGGCCGAGCTCGTGCATTCGATCCGCGAGTTCGGTCTGATGCAGCCCATCGTCGTGCGTGCGGTCCCCGGCGGGGCCCCAGGAGAGCCGGCGCGCTATCAGCTGGTGATGGGGGAGCGGCGCTGGCGCGCGGCCCAGCAGGCCGGGCTGGCGACCATCCCGGCGATCATCCGCGAGACCGCGGAAGACAATCTGCTACGCGACGCTCTGCTGGAGAACATCCACCGGGCTCAGCTCAACCCACTGGAAGAGGCGGCGGCATACCAGCAGTTGCTCGAAGAGTTCGACGTGACACACGACGAACTCGCCTCCCGGATCGGCCGGTCCCGTCCGGTGATCTCGAACATGATCCGCTTGCTGCGGTTGCCGATCGCGGTTCAGCGGCGGGTGGCCGCCGGGGTGCTGTCCGCCGGGCACGCCCGCGCGTTGCTGGCGCTGGAAGCCGGCTCGGAGGCGCAGGAGGAGTTGGCCGCGCGGATCGTCGCCGAAGGCCTGTCGGTCCGGGCCACCGAAGAGGCGGTCACTCTGGCCAACCGGGGCGACGGCAAGGTGCCGGCCCAGCCGCGCCGCAAGCCGATCCAGATGCCGGGACTGCAAGAGGTCGCCGAGCGACTCTCCGGAACCTTCGATACGCGGGTCATGGTGAGCCTGGGCAAGCGCAAAGGCAAGATCGTCGTCGAGTTCGGATCGGTGGAGGACTTGCAGAGGATCGTGGGCATGATGGACCCTTCTGCGGGCTGA
- a CDS encoding ParA family protein, with protein MTVPPGGGRGNVSRETWKSADEFDTPIGAAAERAMQVLHTAAGRLPRPKHRRVFTVANQKGGVGKTTTAVNVAAALAVQGLKTLVIDLDPQGNASTALGIAERRSGTPSSYEVLLGEIPLQAAIRQSPHSDRLFCVPATIDLAGAEIELVSMVARENRLRTALATLDESDFDFVFIDCPPSLGLLTINALVAAPEVLIPIQCEYYALEGVSQLMNNIEMVRAHLNPRLRVSTVILTMYDGRTKLADQVANEVRRYFGDKVLKTVIPRSVKISEAPGYSMTIIDYDPGSRGAMSYLDASRELATRDISAPGEAHA; from the coding sequence ATGACTGTGCCACCTGGCGGGGGTCGCGGAAATGTTTCACGTGAAACATGGAAGTCGGCTGACGAATTCGATACCCCGATCGGCGCCGCTGCTGAGCGTGCGATGCAGGTGCTGCACACGGCCGCGGGCCGCTTGCCGCGCCCGAAGCACCGCCGCGTCTTCACCGTGGCCAACCAGAAGGGTGGCGTCGGCAAGACGACGACGGCGGTCAACGTAGCCGCCGCCCTGGCGGTCCAGGGGCTCAAGACACTGGTGATCGATCTCGACCCACAGGGCAACGCCAGCACCGCCCTCGGCATCGCGGAGCGCCGGTCCGGTACGCCGTCGTCCTACGAAGTCCTCCTCGGCGAGATTCCGCTGCAGGCCGCCATTCGCCAGAGTCCGCACAGCGACCGCCTGTTCTGCGTGCCGGCCACCATCGACCTGGCCGGCGCCGAGATCGAACTCGTCAGCATGGTGGCCCGGGAGAACCGGTTGCGTACCGCGCTGGCGACCCTCGACGAGTCCGACTTCGACTTCGTGTTCATCGACTGCCCGCCCTCGCTGGGCCTGCTGACGATCAACGCCTTGGTCGCGGCACCCGAGGTATTGATCCCCATCCAGTGCGAGTACTACGCGCTCGAGGGCGTCTCCCAGCTGATGAACAATATCGAGATGGTCCGCGCCCACCTCAATCCGCGGCTGCGGGTCTCGACCGTCATCCTCACGATGTACGACGGCCGGACCAAGCTGGCCGACCAAGTCGCCAACGAGGTGCGCCGGTATTTCGGCGACAAGGTCCTCAAGACGGTCATCCCGCGTAGCGTCAAGATCTCGGAGGCGCCGGGCTACAGCATGACGATCATCGATTACGATCCCGGCTCACGGGGCGCGATGAGCTATCTCGATGCGAGTCGCGAACTCGCAACCCGGGACATCTCGGCACCAGGAGAGGCACACGCATGA
- the rsmG gene encoding 16S rRNA (guanine(527)-N(7))-methyltransferase RsmG, whose product MKHAGEPPPPAAAEVFGDRLELAQRYADLLAGPGVERGLIGPREVDRIWDRHILNSAAVAELLEQDARIADIGSGAGLPGLPIAIARPDVHVALVEPMLRRTDFLTEAIQELGVAAEVIRGRAEEPGVRTAVGGADVVVSRAVASLDKLVRWSFPLLRPGGRMLALKGERAEEEVVEAERAMALLGATDIRVVRCGVSYSSPPVTVVIAVRGERAPGRRRPTRTAERRRP is encoded by the coding sequence GTGAAACATGCGGGCGAGCCACCGCCTCCAGCCGCCGCCGAAGTCTTCGGGGATCGTCTGGAGTTGGCGCAGCGATACGCGGACCTGCTCGCCGGGCCGGGTGTCGAGCGCGGACTGATCGGACCGCGCGAGGTCGACAGGATCTGGGACCGCCACATCCTCAATAGCGCCGCCGTGGCGGAGTTGCTCGAGCAGGATGCGCGGATCGCGGATATCGGTAGCGGCGCGGGACTGCCCGGGCTGCCGATCGCGATCGCCCGCCCGGATGTCCATGTCGCGCTTGTCGAACCAATGCTGCGCCGCACCGACTTCCTCACCGAAGCGATCCAGGAGTTGGGTGTCGCCGCAGAGGTTATTCGCGGCCGCGCCGAAGAGCCCGGTGTGCGCACGGCAGTCGGAGGCGCCGACGTCGTGGTGTCGCGCGCCGTCGCCTCGTTGGACAAGCTGGTTCGGTGGAGCTTCCCGCTGCTGCGCCCCGGCGGCCGAATGCTGGCCCTGAAGGGGGAGCGCGCAGAAGAAGAGGTCGTCGAGGCCGAGCGCGCCATGGCCTTGCTAGGCGCAACCGATATCAGGGTGGTGAGATGTGGCGTGAGCTATTCGAGTCCCCCCGTCACCGTGGTGATCGCGGTACGGGGGGAGCGGGCACCGGGCCGAAGGCGGCCGACGCGAACAGCGGAGAGAAGAAGACCATGA
- a CDS encoding Jag family protein, giving the protein MTDADTTELTDTAEAIDADARPAKGEDLEDRLVAEGEIAGDYLEELLDLLDFDGDIDLDVEGNRAIVSIDGGDDLAKLVGRKGEVLDALQELTRLAVHQKTGERSRLMLDVANWRRQRREELTALGDKVARRVADNGGREELAPMTPFERKIVHDAVAAVDGVHSESEGVEPSRRVVVLKD; this is encoded by the coding sequence ATGACGGATGCAGACACCACGGAACTGACCGACACCGCCGAGGCGATCGACGCTGACGCGCGGCCGGCCAAGGGCGAAGACCTCGAAGACCGCTTGGTCGCCGAGGGCGAGATCGCCGGCGACTATCTCGAGGAACTGCTCGACCTGTTGGACTTCGACGGCGACATCGACCTCGACGTCGAGGGCAACCGCGCGATCGTCAGCATCGACGGCGGCGACGACTTGGCGAAGCTGGTCGGACGCAAGGGCGAGGTGCTCGACGCGCTGCAGGAGCTGACCCGGCTCGCCGTTCACCAGAAGACCGGTGAGCGCAGCCGGCTGATGCTGGACGTCGCCAACTGGCGCCGCCAGCGCCGCGAGGAACTCACCGCCCTGGGCGACAAGGTTGCGCGCCGGGTGGCCGACAACGGCGGCCGCGAAGAGCTCGCACCGATGACGCCGTTCGAGCGCAAGATCGTCCACGACGCGGTCGCCGCAGTCGACGGTGTGCACAGCGAGAGCGAAGGCGTGGAACCGTCTCGCCGCGTGGTCGTCCTGAAGGACTGA
- the yidC gene encoding membrane protein insertase YidC, whose amino-acid sequence MFNWFSLDFVYYPVSGIMWLWYKLFGFILGPTNFFAWALSVMFLVFTLRALLYKPFVRQIRTTRQMQELQPQIKALQKKYGKDRQRMALEMQKLQKEHGFNPILGCLPMLAQIPVFLGLYHVLMSFNRTQTGIGRLGLSVDENKSLPNYVFSATDVGHFLDANLFGAPLGATMIQQHGLEAFTEFNRAAVIAVGIPLMFAAGIATYFNSRASVARQSPEAAANPQTAMMNKLALYVFPLGVVVGGPFLPIAIIIYWVSNNIWTFGQQHYVFNRIEKEEEAKKEEALARRSANAPAPGAKPTKPKKGGAAVTNGTGDNAEEPAADETEASDDGAPDAATKPGPTPGPTPRPGARPRKKKR is encoded by the coding sequence ATGTTTAATTGGTTCAGCCTCGACTTCGTCTATTACCCGGTGTCCGGGATCATGTGGCTTTGGTACAAGCTGTTCGGTTTCATCCTGGGCCCGACCAACTTCTTCGCCTGGGCGCTGTCGGTGATGTTCCTGGTGTTCACCCTGCGCGCTCTGCTCTACAAGCCGTTCGTCCGGCAGATCCGCACCACTCGCCAGATGCAGGAGCTGCAGCCGCAGATCAAGGCGCTGCAGAAGAAGTACGGCAAGGACCGCCAGCGGATGGCGCTGGAGATGCAGAAGCTGCAGAAGGAACACGGGTTCAACCCGATCCTCGGCTGTCTGCCCATGCTCGCCCAGATCCCGGTGTTCCTCGGCCTGTATCACGTGCTGATGTCGTTCAACCGCACCCAGACCGGTATCGGCCGGCTCGGGCTGTCGGTCGACGAGAACAAGAGCCTGCCGAACTATGTGTTCAGCGCGACCGATGTCGGCCACTTCCTGGATGCCAACCTGTTCGGAGCGCCACTGGGCGCCACGATGATTCAGCAGCACGGCCTGGAAGCCTTCACCGAGTTCAATCGCGCGGCCGTGATCGCGGTAGGCATCCCGCTGATGTTCGCCGCCGGCATTGCGACCTACTTCAACAGCCGCGCCTCGGTGGCACGCCAAAGTCCGGAAGCCGCGGCCAACCCGCAGACCGCGATGATGAACAAGCTCGCGCTCTACGTCTTCCCGCTGGGCGTTGTCGTCGGCGGCCCCTTCCTGCCGATCGCGATCATCATCTACTGGGTGTCGAACAACATCTGGACCTTCGGCCAGCAGCACTACGTCTTCAACCGGATCGAGAAGGAAGAAGAAGCCAAGAAGGAAGAGGCGCTGGCGCGGCGTTCGGCCAATGCCCCGGCTCCGGGTGCCAAGCCGACGAAGCCCAAGAAGGGCGGCGCGGCGGTGACGAACGGAACCGGCGACAACGCCGAGGAGCCCGCCGCGGACGAGACCGAGGCGAGTGACGACGGCGCACCTGACGCTGCGACGAAGCCAGGGCCGACCCCGGGGCCAACGCCACGGCCCGGTGCGCGCCCCCGGAAGAAGAAACGTTGA
- the yidD gene encoding membrane protein insertion efficiency factor YidD: protein MSTRSQSPLTRVRALPVRALIFLIELYRHTISPLRLPTCRFTPTCSQYAVEALAEYGFFKGSWLTAVRLGKCGPWHRGGWDPIPERQPQSTHTCVEHEARSTHV, encoded by the coding sequence GTGAGCACGCGGAGTCAGAGCCCGCTCACCCGTGTTCGGGCACTACCGGTGCGCGCCCTGATTTTCCTCATCGAGCTCTACCGCCACACCATCTCTCCGCTGCGGCTGCCGACATGCCGGTTCACCCCGACCTGTAGCCAGTACGCGGTTGAGGCACTTGCCGAGTACGGCTTCTTCAAGGGGAGCTGGCTGACTGCGGTTCGGCTGGGGAAGTGTGGACCCTGGCATCGGGGAGGATGGGATCCAATCCCCGAGCGCCAGCCGCAGTCGACCCACACGTGCGTCGAACACGAAGCCAGGAGCACACATGTTTAA
- the rnpA gene encoding ribonuclease P protein component: protein MLPAQFRMTRSAEFGATVKHGVRAVQPDIVVHARREDDGGPRIGLVVSKSVGSAVQRHRVSRQLRHVARNVISDLGPGDRVVIRALPSSRTAMSARLEQQLRSGLQRTHKLMEKNR, encoded by the coding sequence GTGCTCCCGGCTCAGTTCCGGATGACACGGTCTGCGGAGTTCGGTGCCACCGTCAAGCACGGGGTGCGAGCGGTGCAGCCGGATATCGTCGTGCACGCACGACGCGAGGACGACGGCGGCCCACGGATCGGCCTGGTGGTCTCGAAGTCGGTGGGATCGGCGGTGCAACGCCACCGGGTGTCCCGTCAGTTGCGCCATGTGGCCCGCAACGTGATCTCCGATCTGGGTCCCGGCGACCGCGTCGTCATCCGTGCTCTGCCGAGCAGCCGCACAGCGATGTCGGCTCGGCTCGAGCAGCAGTTGCGCAGTGGACTGCAGCGCACGCACAAACTGATGGAGAAGAACCGGTGA
- the rpmH gene encoding 50S ribosomal protein L34, with amino-acid sequence MAKGKRTFQPNNRRRARVHGFRLRMRTRAGRAIVSERRRKGRRSLTA; translated from the coding sequence GTGGCCAAGGGCAAGCGGACCTTCCAGCCGAACAACCGGCGCCGGGCGCGGGTTCATGGTTTCCGGCTGCGTATGCGGACGCGCGCAGGACGCGCGATCGTGTCGGAGCGGCGCCGTAAGGGTCGTCGTTCCCTGACTGCCTGA
- the dnaA gene encoding chromosomal replication initiator protein DnaA, whose translation MTDDPGSAFASVWSSVVAELNGDGDRDSAGPNGSGPESPLTPQQRAWLKLVQPLTIVEGFALLSVPSSFVQNEIERHLRIQIVDALSRRLGHRVELGVRIAPPSEDQHDEALASDPSTAESDLDEVDEDREALASAHETWPTYFTERPRSNTSADTPGTSLNRRYTFDTFVIGASNRFAHAAALAIAEAPARAYNPLFIWGESGLGKTHLLHAAGNYAQRLFPGMRVKYVSTEEFTNDFINSLRDDRKVAFKRSYRDIDVLLVDDIQFIEGKEGIQEEFFHTFNTLHNANKQIVISSDRPPKQLATLEDRLRTRFEWGLITDVQPPELETRIAILRKKAQMDRLDVPDDVLELIASSIERNIRELEGALIRVTAFASLNRTPIDKALAEIVLRDLIADAGSMQISAATIMAATAEYFDTTVEELRGPGKTRALAQSRQIAMYLCRELTDLSLPKIGQAFGRDHTTVMYAQKKILNEMAYRREVFDTVKELTTRIRQRSKR comes from the coding sequence TTGACCGATGATCCCGGTTCCGCATTCGCTTCGGTGTGGAGTTCCGTCGTCGCCGAACTGAATGGCGATGGCGATCGCGACTCCGCCGGCCCCAACGGCTCCGGCCCGGAATCTCCGCTGACTCCCCAACAAAGAGCCTGGTTGAAGCTGGTACAGCCGTTGACGATCGTCGAGGGCTTCGCTCTGCTGTCGGTGCCGAGCAGTTTCGTCCAGAACGAGATCGAACGTCATCTACGCATTCAGATCGTCGACGCGCTGAGCCGTCGTCTCGGTCACCGGGTGGAGCTCGGTGTGCGTATCGCGCCGCCCAGCGAGGATCAGCACGACGAGGCGCTCGCCAGCGATCCGTCCACCGCTGAATCCGATCTCGACGAGGTCGACGAGGATCGCGAGGCGCTCGCCAGCGCTCATGAAACCTGGCCGACGTACTTCACCGAGCGTCCACGCAGCAACACCTCTGCCGACACTCCCGGAACAAGTCTCAACCGCCGGTATACCTTTGACACGTTCGTCATCGGTGCCTCGAATCGATTCGCTCACGCGGCCGCACTGGCGATTGCTGAAGCACCCGCGAGGGCGTACAACCCGCTGTTCATCTGGGGTGAGTCCGGGCTGGGTAAGACCCACCTGCTGCACGCCGCGGGTAACTATGCCCAGCGGCTGTTTCCCGGCATGCGGGTCAAGTACGTCTCGACTGAAGAGTTCACCAACGACTTCATCAACTCGCTTCGTGACGACCGCAAAGTCGCCTTCAAGCGCAGTTACCGCGACATCGACGTGCTGCTGGTCGACGACATCCAGTTCATCGAGGGCAAAGAAGGTATCCAGGAAGAGTTCTTCCATACCTTCAACACCCTGCACAACGCCAACAAGCAGATCGTCATCTCCTCCGACCGGCCGCCCAAACAGCTGGCCACCCTCGAGGACCGGCTGCGGACCCGCTTCGAGTGGGGCTTGATCACCGACGTCCAGCCTCCCGAACTCGAAACCCGGATCGCCATCCTGCGCAAGAAGGCACAGATGGATCGCCTCGACGTCCCTGATGACGTCCTGGAACTCATCGCCAGCAGTATCGAGCGCAACATCCGCGAACTCGAGGGCGCTCTGATCCGCGTCACAGCGTTCGCCTCGTTGAACCGGACGCCGATAGACAAGGCACTGGCCGAGATCGTCCTTCGCGATCTGATCGCCGACGCCGGCAGCATGCAGATCAGCGCCGCCACCATCATGGCCGCCACTGCCGAGTACTTCGACACCACCGTCGAGGAACTACGGGGCCCCGGCAAGACCAGGGCGCTCGCGCAGTCGCGTCAGATCGCGATGTATCTGTGCCGCGAACTCACCGACCTGTCCCTGCCCAAGATCGGGCAGGCGTTCGGCCGCGACCACACCACGGTGATGTACGCGCAGAAGAAGATCCTCAACGAAATGGCGTACCGCCGCGAGGTCTTCGACACCGTCAAGGAACTCACCACACGGATTCGCCAGCGCTCCAAGCGCTGA
- the dnaN gene encoding DNA polymerase III subunit beta, producing MDVATTTVGSDLKVRLVREDFAEAVAWVARNLPTRPTVPVLAGVLLTGTEDGLTISGFDYEVSAEVRVPAEIASPGSVLVSGRLLSDITKSLPAKPVDVAVEGTRVALTCGSARFSLPTMAVEDYPALPALPDETGVISADVFGEAIGQVAVAAGKDDTLPMLTGIRVEISGETVVLAATDRFRLAVRELTWSTSSPSLEAAVLVPAKTLAEAAKAGTSGSEVHLALGAGSSVGKEGLLGIRSAGKRSTTRLLDAEFPKFRQLLPSEHTAIASIGVAELTEAIKRVALVADRGAQVRMEFSDGVLHLSAGADDVGRAEEDLPVDFFGEPLTIAFNPTYLTDGLGSLHSDRVTFGFTTPSRPAVLRPAGDDEQVDGTGPFPAIQTDYVYLLMPVRLPG from the coding sequence ATGGACGTGGCGACAACGACGGTTGGCTCCGACTTGAAAGTTCGCCTGGTGCGGGAGGACTTCGCCGAGGCGGTGGCCTGGGTTGCACGCAACCTGCCGACGCGCCCGACGGTGCCCGTGCTGGCCGGGGTGTTGCTCACCGGCACCGAGGACGGGCTGACCATCTCGGGATTCGACTACGAAGTGTCTGCCGAGGTCCGTGTTCCCGCTGAAATAGCTTCTCCCGGAAGCGTTTTGGTGTCCGGACGGTTGCTGTCCGACATCACCAAGTCGTTGCCGGCCAAGCCGGTTGACGTCGCTGTCGAAGGCACTCGCGTCGCACTGACCTGCGGTAGCGCCCGCTTCTCCCTGCCGACGATGGCGGTCGAGGACTACCCGGCCCTGCCGGCTCTGCCGGATGAGACCGGTGTCATCTCCGCCGACGTGTTCGGTGAGGCCATCGGCCAGGTCGCGGTGGCGGCCGGCAAGGACGACACCCTGCCGATGCTCACCGGTATCCGGGTGGAGATTTCCGGTGAGACAGTGGTTTTGGCGGCCACCGATCGGTTCCGCCTGGCGGTGCGTGAGCTCACCTGGTCGACGTCGTCGCCGAGCCTGGAAGCCGCGGTGCTCGTTCCGGCCAAGACGCTGGCCGAGGCCGCCAAAGCAGGCACGTCCGGTTCGGAGGTGCATCTGGCTTTGGGCGCCGGCTCGTCGGTCGGCAAGGAAGGGCTTCTCGGGATTCGCAGCGCGGGCAAGCGCAGCACCACCCGACTGCTCGATGCCGAGTTCCCGAAGTTCCGTCAGCTGCTGCCCAGTGAGCACACCGCGATCGCCTCGATCGGTGTCGCCGAACTGACCGAAGCCATCAAGCGTGTGGCGCTGGTCGCCGACCGTGGTGCGCAGGTTCGGATGGAATTCAGTGACGGTGTGCTGCACCTGTCCGCCGGCGCCGACGATGTGGGTCGTGCCGAAGAGGATCTGCCCGTCGACTTCTTCGGCGAACCGCTGACGATCGCGTTCAACCCCACTTACTTGACCGACGGCCTGGGCTCACTGCATTCCGATCGTGTGACATTCGGATTCACCACCCCCAGCCGACCTGCCGTGTTACGACCGGCGGGCGATGATGAGCAGGTGGATGGCACCGGACCGTTCCCTGCCATTCAGACGGACTACGTATACCTGTTGATGCCGGTGCGCTTGCCCGGCTGA